The Thermodesulfovibrio sp. 3462-1 genome contains the following window.
GCTTGCACTTGAAGCACTATCTCATGCCCATGCAGGAGCTGACATTGTTGCACCCTCTGACATGATGGATGGAAGAGTTGGAAGAATACGAAAAGCCCTTGATGAAGAAGGTTTTACAGATGTAGCGATAATGTCCTATTCTGCCAAATATGCCTCAGCCTTTTATGGACCTTTCAGGGAAGCTGCACAAAGTGCTCCAGCCTTTGGTGACAGACGCTCCTATCAAATGGATCCCGCAAATCGCAGAGAAGCAATAAAAGAGGTAGCCCTTGACATTGAAGAAGGTGCTGATATTGTAATGGTTAAGCCAGCACTGGCATATCTTGATGTAATTTCAGATGTAAAACAAAATTTTCATGTTCCTGTAGCTGCCTACAATGTAAGTGGAGAATACTCAATGGTAAAGGCTGCTTCCCAGCTTGGCTGGCTTAATGAAGAGGCTGTAATGATGGAAATTCTCACTGCCATAAAAAGAGCTGGTGCAGATCTTATCCTTACCTATTTTGCAAAAAAGGCAGCAAAATTGCTCCAGAGTTAAACTATAATCAATGGACAAATTTATACTTCACAGTCCCTTTAAACCAAAGGGAGACCAGCCAAAAGCAATAAAAGCACTTGTAGAAGGCATAAGCAAAGGTTATAAACATCAGGTTTTACTTGGTGTTACAGGTTCTGGGAAAACCTTTACAATAGCAAATGTCATTGCTAAGGTTAACAAACCAACACTGATTATTGCCCATAATAAAACCCTTGCTGCACAACTTTACGGTGAGCTAAAAGAGCTTTTCCCTTACAATGCTGTTGAATACTATGTTAGCTATTACGATTACTATCAACCAGAAGCTTACATTCCAGAAACAGACACCTATATTGAAAAAGATGCATTGATAAATGATGACATTGACAGGATGAGACACTCTGCAACTCTGTCAGTTCTTACTCGCAGAGATGTAATAGTTGTAGCCTCTGTATCATGCATTTATGGAATTGGCTCTCCTGATGACTACATGGCAATGCACATAAATATTGAAGAAGGCATGATTACTGAAAGAGATGCACTTCTAAGAAAACTCGTTGAAGTTCTCTATACAAGAGCAGAGGATGAATTCAGAAGAGGTTGTTTTCGTGTAAGAGGAGATGTTGTTGACATATATGCCTCCCATTGTCTTGATAAAGCTTATAGAGTTGAATTTTTTGACAATGAGATTGATGCAATTTATGAAATAGACCCTCTTTCAGGAACCCGGATTAGAAGAACTCCAAGAATCCTTATTCCACCAAACAGTCACTGGGTAACTCCTGAACCAAGACTAAAGAGAGCACTTGAAACCATAGAAGAAGAACTTATAGAAAGAATAAAATATTTCAAAGAAAGAGGTGAGAACCTTTTTGCTGAAAGAATTGAAAGAAGAACCCGTTTTGATCTTGAAATGTTAAGCCAGTTTGGGCACTGTCATGGAATTGAAAACTACTCAAGACACCTCAGCGGAAGACTTCCCGGAGAGCCGCCATTTACATTAATAGATTACCTTTATGCAGGACCTTCAAAAGGAGATTTTCTAACAGTTATTGATGAAAGCCATGTAACAGTTCCACAAATTGGAGGAATGTATGAAGGAGACAGGTCTCGCAAGCAAACACTCGTTGATTATGGATTCAGACTGCCCAGTGCACTTGATAACCGTCCATTAAAGTTTGAAGAATTTGAACACAGAATGAATTATGTAATTTATGTTTCAGCTACTCCAGGAGACTATGAAATTGAAAAATCAGGTGGAAGAGTGATTGAACAAATTATAAGACCAACAGGACTTGTTGACCCTAAGATGGAGGTTCGTCCAGCTACAAACCAGGTTGAAGACCTTCTTGAAGAAATTCATAAAAGAGTTGAAAGAGGAGAAAGGGTTCTTGTAACAACTCTTACAAAAAAGATGGCTGAGGATTTGACTGATTATTATAGTTCACTTGGAATTAAAACAAAATATTTACATTCAGATATTGATACCCTTGAAAGGGTTGAAATTTTAAGAGATCTAAGACTTGGTAAGTTTGATGTCTTAATTGGAGTAAATCTTTTAAGAGAAGGGCTTGACCTTCCAGAAGTCTCTCTTGTTGCGATATTTGATGCTGATAAAGAAGGATTTCTTCGTTCTGAAAGGTCACTTATTCAAACAGCAGGCAGAGCATCAAGAAATATAAATGGCACAGTAATTCTGTACGCTGATACAATTACAGAGTCAATGAAGAGAGCAATTGAGGAAACTGAAAGAAGGAGAAAAATCCAGCTTGAGTATAACAAAAAAATGGGAATTGTTCCTGAAACAGTAAAAAGCAAAATTAAAGACATTCTTTCATCAATTTATGAAAGAGATTACTTTACTGTTGATGTTGTCAAAGAAGACACTGAAGAGTATAAACTCAGTGAAAAAACCTTAAAAAAACTTGAGGAGGAGATGAGACACGCAGCAGAAAATCTTGAATTTGAGAGAGCTGCTCAGATAAGAGACAGGATATTTAAAATCAAGGAAAAGATGCTACAGTTAGGATTAAAGCTTAATTCCTGATTTTTACACCTGCCATCTCTTTAATTCCTTCAACTATTCTGGGGCTAAGATGATAAATTTTATCACTTATAAAATAAATATTGCCTTTTTTAACTGCCTTTGTGTCTTTTAATTTTACGAGCAATCCTTCAGGAACTGTTTCATGTCCTGCACCAAAAAATATTATTTCGGGATTTAATTTTATTACTCTCTCTATATTGATTGATGAATACTCCGCAATATTTTTTAAGCCCAAAAGATTCATAACTTCATTTATGTGAGATGACTTCCCTGCAACTGTTAAGGGTTCAGTCCATATTACAAACAATGCCTTCTGATTATTGAATGTTCGCTTTACTTTCTTTATATTTTTTTGAAATTCATGGGCAACAATTTTTGCCTGTCTTTCCTTGCCAATTGCAATTCCCAGTTTTATCAATTCATCTGGCATATCTTTAAGAGTCTCTGGAGCATAAACATGAACTTTTATCCCCAATTCTATCAACCTGTTGTAGACCTCTATGGGAGTTACATCCTTTGAAATTATTACTAAGTCTGGCTTTAAAGCCAGTATTTTTTCATAGGACGGATTAATCATGCCTCCAACCTTAGGTTTGTTTTTAACTTCTTCAGGCCATTTACAGTAATCTGACACAGCCACAAGCTTATCAATTGCACCAAGATAATAAATCGCCTCTGTAACTGACGGTGCAAGTGAAATAATTCTTTCTGGCTGAGCAAATGTAAATGTCGGAGAAAATAAAAATAGTATAAAAAGAACCAATGCTCTCATTTTATTTGCAGTCCTTGCCCAGCAATCATTAAATAGGCTTTATCACATATATCCATTATTTTCTGATTTAATGTTCCTGCAATATCAATGAATTTTCTTCCAAGTTCTTTTTCAGGAATTATTCCAAGCCCAACTTCATTTGAAACAATAAATATGTGGATGCTGCCTTTGATTTTCTTCAATACATCAATGAAAGAGCTAACGAATTCCTGATAATCATAGCCTTCAACAATAAGATTTGTAAGCCATGTGGTAAGACAGTCAATTACAATTGAAGAGTTTTCAGGAATTT
Protein-coding sequences here:
- the hemB gene encoding porphobilinogen synthase, coding for MFPVHRPRRLRKSDILRRMVRETDLTPQDFIYPMFVVPGKAVKNPISSMPECFQESIDETIKTAREVFSLGIPAIILFGIPEHKDEKASSAYDESGVVQQAVKAIKDSVPDLIVITDVCLCEYTSHGHCGIIKNGKIDNDSTLEVLALEALSHAHAGADIVAPSDMMDGRVGRIRKALDEEGFTDVAIMSYSAKYASAFYGPFREAAQSAPAFGDRRSYQMDPANRREAIKEVALDIEEGADIVMVKPALAYLDVISDVKQNFHVPVAAYNVSGEYSMVKAASQLGWLNEEAVMMEILTAIKRAGADLILTYFAKKAAKLLQS
- the uvrB gene encoding excinuclease ABC subunit UvrB, translating into MDKFILHSPFKPKGDQPKAIKALVEGISKGYKHQVLLGVTGSGKTFTIANVIAKVNKPTLIIAHNKTLAAQLYGELKELFPYNAVEYYVSYYDYYQPEAYIPETDTYIEKDALINDDIDRMRHSATLSVLTRRDVIVVASVSCIYGIGSPDDYMAMHINIEEGMITERDALLRKLVEVLYTRAEDEFRRGCFRVRGDVVDIYASHCLDKAYRVEFFDNEIDAIYEIDPLSGTRIRRTPRILIPPNSHWVTPEPRLKRALETIEEELIERIKYFKERGENLFAERIERRTRFDLEMLSQFGHCHGIENYSRHLSGRLPGEPPFTLIDYLYAGPSKGDFLTVIDESHVTVPQIGGMYEGDRSRKQTLVDYGFRLPSALDNRPLKFEEFEHRMNYVIYVSATPGDYEIEKSGGRVIEQIIRPTGLVDPKMEVRPATNQVEDLLEEIHKRVERGERVLVTTLTKKMAEDLTDYYSSLGIKTKYLHSDIDTLERVEILRDLRLGKFDVLIGVNLLREGLDLPEVSLVAIFDADKEGFLRSERSLIQTAGRASRNINGTVILYADTITESMKRAIEETERRRKIQLEYNKKMGIVPETVKSKIKDILSSIYERDYFTVDVVKEDTEEYKLSEKTLKKLEEEMRHAAENLEFERAAQIRDRIFKIKEKMLQLGLKLNS
- a CDS encoding helical backbone metal receptor yields the protein MRALVLFILFLFSPTFTFAQPERIISLAPSVTEAIYYLGAIDKLVAVSDYCKWPEEVKNKPKVGGMINPSYEKILALKPDLVIISKDVTPIEVYNRLIELGIKVHVYAPETLKDMPDELIKLGIAIGKERQAKIVAHEFQKNIKKVKRTFNNQKALFVIWTEPLTVAGKSSHINEVMNLLGLKNIAEYSSINIERVIKLNPEIIFFGAGHETVPEGLLVKLKDTKAVKKGNIYFISDKIYHLSPRIVEGIKEMAGVKIRN
- the cobU gene encoding bifunctional adenosylcobinamide kinase/adenosylcobinamide-phosphate guanylyltransferase, with translation MITFIIGGIKSGKTKFALKKAQNTGSKNLYYIATARAIDDEMRQRIERHKKERGSQWITIEEPINLMGVIMKIPENSSIVIDCLTTWLTNLIVEGYDYQEFVSSFIDVLKKIKGSIHIFIVSNEVGLGIIPEKELGRKFIDIAGTLNQKIMDICDKAYLMIAGQGLQIK